The proteins below are encoded in one region of Sminthopsis crassicaudata isolate SCR6 chromosome 1, ASM4859323v1, whole genome shotgun sequence:
- the GMNN gene encoding geminin isoform X1, with the protein MSSRMKQTKEEEGSKGTIKKYFLENANVSLLPRRTLKMIQPSASGSLVGRVKESTSIKALSKRKLWNDQVTSKSSNTDVALDPEHSENENLEGVSQEAFDLMIKENPPPQYWKEVAEKRRKALYEVLQENEKLHKEIEQKDNEIAHLKEENKELAELAGHVQYMADMIERLTGQSLENFEPQNNPAFEDSDSGGEETGSDLEQNSFATCDEKIGSLPTDG; encoded by the exons ATGAGTTCCAGAATGAAGCAgacaaaagaggaagaaggatccAAAGGAACTATAAAg AAATATTTCTTGGAAAACGCAAATGTCAGCCTTTTACCAAGACGAACACTCAAGATGATTCAGCCATCTGCATCTGGTTCTCTAGTCGGCAGAGTAAAGGAG TCAACTTCTATCAAGGCCTTATCCAAAAGGAAGCTTTGGAATGACCAAGTAACATCTAAGTCTTCTAACACTGATGTTGCTTTAGATCCAGAGCATAGTGAAAATGAAAATCTAGAAGGAGTCTCTCAAGAAGCTTTTGATCTCATGATTAAAG AAAATCCTCCTCCTCAGTACTGGAAGGAAGTGGCAGAAAAACGGAGGAAGGCTCTTTATGAAGTACtacaagaaaatgagaaa ctACATAAAGAAATTGAACAGAAGGACAATGAAATTGCCCacctaaaagaagaaaataaggaattgGCAGAACTAGCAGGACATGTACAATATATGGCAGACATGATAGAA agACTCACTGGCCAATCTCTAGAAAACTTTGAACCACAAAACAATCCAGCATTTGAAGATTCTGATTCTGGAGGTGAAGAAACAGGCAGTGATTTAGAACAAAACAGCTTTGCCACATGTGATGAAAAAATTGGTTCTTTACCTACAGATGGATGA
- the GMNN gene encoding geminin isoform X2, translating to MIQPSASGSLVGRVKESTSIKALSKRKLWNDQVTSKSSNTDVALDPEHSENENLEGVSQEAFDLMIKENPPPQYWKEVAEKRRKALYEVLQENEKLHKEIEQKDNEIAHLKEENKELAELAGHVQYMADMIERLTGQSLENFEPQNNPAFEDSDSGGEETGSDLEQNSFATCDEKIGSLPTDG from the exons ATGATTCAGCCATCTGCATCTGGTTCTCTAGTCGGCAGAGTAAAGGAG TCAACTTCTATCAAGGCCTTATCCAAAAGGAAGCTTTGGAATGACCAAGTAACATCTAAGTCTTCTAACACTGATGTTGCTTTAGATCCAGAGCATAGTGAAAATGAAAATCTAGAAGGAGTCTCTCAAGAAGCTTTTGATCTCATGATTAAAG AAAATCCTCCTCCTCAGTACTGGAAGGAAGTGGCAGAAAAACGGAGGAAGGCTCTTTATGAAGTACtacaagaaaatgagaaa ctACATAAAGAAATTGAACAGAAGGACAATGAAATTGCCCacctaaaagaagaaaataaggaattgGCAGAACTAGCAGGACATGTACAATATATGGCAGACATGATAGAA agACTCACTGGCCAATCTCTAGAAAACTTTGAACCACAAAACAATCCAGCATTTGAAGATTCTGATTCTGGAGGTGAAGAAACAGGCAGTGATTTAGAACAAAACAGCTTTGCCACATGTGATGAAAAAATTGGTTCTTTACCTACAGATGGATGA